Proteins found in one Pirellulales bacterium genomic segment:
- a CDS encoding GDSL-type esterase/lipase family protein: MTALLAVLLTTAMLAADADPARWDKTIAAFEEQDKTMPPPQEGIVFVGSSSIRFWDVKKAFPDLPVINRGFGGSHMGDATHFADRIVIPYKPRVVVVFAGGNDIASGVSAERVCENFKSLVDKIHAALPHTKIYFVSLFPTVARWKLDSKLREANSLIEAYTKTDPRLGFIDTRTVMTAPSGGPRPELLRDDNLHMNQKGYAIWNEIAGPILRKAFQQASAK, from the coding sequence ATGACCGCTTTGCTTGCCGTCCTGTTGACGACCGCGATGTTAGCTGCCGACGCAGATCCGGCGCGGTGGGACAAGACGATCGCTGCGTTTGAGGAACAGGACAAGACGATGCCTCCACCACAGGAGGGAATCGTGTTCGTGGGGAGTTCGTCGATCCGCTTTTGGGATGTGAAGAAGGCGTTTCCCGATCTGCCGGTCATCAACCGCGGCTTCGGCGGCTCGCATATGGGAGATGCGACCCACTTCGCGGATCGCATCGTCATCCCCTACAAGCCACGCGTTGTGGTTGTTTTTGCCGGCGGAAACGACATTGCGTCGGGCGTCTCAGCAGAGCGGGTATGCGAAAACTTCAAATCGCTCGTCGACAAGATCCACGCTGCCTTGCCGCATACCAAGATCTATTTCGTATCGCTGTTTCCCACGGTGGCGCGGTGGAAGCTCGATAGTAAACTTCGTGAAGCAAACAGCTTGATCGAGGCCTACACCAAAACGGATCCCCGTTTGGGCTTTATCGACACGCGTACTGTCATGACCGCGCCCAGCGGTGGTCCGCGCCCGGAGCTGCTGCGGGACGATAATCTGCACATGAACCAGAAGGGCTATGCGATCTGGAATGAGATCGCGGGCCCAATCTTACGCAAAGCCTTCCAGCAAGCGTCGGCGAAGTGA
- a CDS encoding DUF2071 domain-containing protein, which produces MALVIDEIDRAAPARRPLDRPAGYHRWHNLLFVHWRLDPAIIEPMLPRGLSLDTWDGSAWIGLVPFAISGLRPYWFLPVPGVSAFNEINVRTYVYYRGGNPGVWFFSLDATSVLAARVARWRWRLNYFSTDMRLRQSGDIIHYEALRRQRGSKAGARVVARIGTQLDQGPEQRVPGQAKPGTLTHFLLDRYILYAQQGAGPLFTAQVHHAPYCVREAHLLACEQTMLAASGIMPDEPPSHVAYCERADVEVFPLRRV; this is translated from the coding sequence ATGGCACTCGTTATCGACGAGATAGACCGCGCAGCACCAGCGCGACGTCCTCTGGACCGACCGGCCGGGTATCATCGCTGGCATAATTTGCTGTTCGTTCACTGGCGCCTCGATCCGGCCATAATCGAGCCCATGCTGCCGCGTGGTCTTTCGCTCGACACCTGGGATGGAAGCGCCTGGATTGGCCTTGTGCCGTTTGCGATCTCGGGGCTGCGGCCGTATTGGTTTCTGCCTGTGCCCGGCGTAAGTGCCTTTAACGAGATCAATGTGCGCACGTACGTGTATTATCGAGGCGGCAATCCTGGGGTTTGGTTCTTCAGTCTCGATGCCACGAGCGTTCTGGCCGCACGCGTGGCCCGATGGCGGTGGCGACTGAATTACTTTTCGACTGACATGCGGTTGCGGCAATCCGGAGATATCATTCATTACGAAGCTCTGCGGCGGCAGCGCGGCTCCAAGGCCGGCGCGAGGGTCGTGGCTAGAATTGGCACGCAGCTTGATCAGGGGCCAGAGCAGCGAGTACCTGGCCAGGCTAAGCCGGGGACTCTCACGCACTTCTTGCTTGACCGTTACATTCTGTACGCGCAGCAAGGGGCCGGCCCGCTTTTCACAGCGCAGGTCCATCATGCCCCCTATTGCGTGAGGGAAGCGCACCTGCTCGCCTGCGAGCAAACGATGCTGGCCGCCAGCGGCATCATGCCTGATGAACCTCCCTCCCATGTAGCGTATTGCGAACGAGCCGACGTCGAGGTGTTCCCCTTGCGCCGTGTGTGA
- a CDS encoding ROK family protein produces the protein MSQHQFILREQAQLPLFVGVDLGGTSIKVGVVDDLGRPLSWLNLQTDAERGPDDGARRMGAAVKQAIDQARAKTTDVARVGLGSPGTMDIPAGLLLDPPNLPGWTDFPIRDRLQKYCELPVSFENDANAAAYGEFWVGSGRTLRSMVMFTLGTGIGCGIVVDDFVLRGEHSHGAECGHIIIDHRDDAPACSCGQRGHLEAFCSAKAVVRRMQEALATGRASTLSVEMAAGEPLTPLMLAREAEAGDALSQELVLQTARYLAVGVVNLMHTIDPNGVVLGGAMTFGGHDTKLGRQFLDTVRDEVKRRAFPVLAERTIIDFASLGSDAGFIGAAGVARQEHARNSQG, from the coding sequence ATGTCCCAGCATCAGTTCATTCTTCGCGAGCAGGCCCAGCTACCGCTTTTTGTCGGGGTCGATCTGGGGGGGACGAGCATTAAGGTCGGCGTCGTTGACGACCTGGGACGGCCGCTATCTTGGTTGAACCTGCAAACGGATGCCGAGCGCGGACCGGATGACGGGGCGCGGCGCATGGGCGCTGCCGTCAAACAGGCCATCGATCAAGCCCGAGCCAAGACGACCGATGTGGCGCGAGTGGGACTAGGCTCGCCCGGCACGATGGATATTCCCGCAGGATTGTTGCTCGATCCACCGAACCTGCCAGGCTGGACCGACTTTCCAATCCGTGACCGGTTGCAGAAGTACTGCGAACTGCCCGTCTCATTTGAGAATGACGCCAACGCGGCAGCGTATGGCGAGTTCTGGGTGGGGAGTGGTCGCACGCTGCGCAGCATGGTGATGTTCACCCTGGGCACCGGCATCGGTTGCGGAATTGTCGTCGATGACTTCGTCCTCCGCGGCGAGCACAGCCATGGTGCCGAGTGCGGTCACATCATCATCGACCACAGAGACGACGCGCCGGCCTGCTCGTGCGGACAGCGCGGCCATCTCGAGGCGTTTTGCAGCGCCAAGGCCGTAGTGCGTCGCATGCAGGAGGCGCTGGCGACGGGCCGGGCCAGTACGCTCTCGGTCGAAATGGCGGCCGGCGAGCCGCTGACGCCGCTCATGCTCGCGCGCGAGGCTGAAGCGGGCGATGCCCTATCGCAGGAGTTGGTTTTGCAAACGGCGCGATATCTGGCAGTGGGGGTTGTCAACCTGATGCACACGATCGACCCTAACGGAGTCGTGTTAGGGGGAGCCATGACCTTCGGAGGACACGACACGAAACTCGGTCGCCAATTCTTGGACACGGTACGCGACGAGGTGAAACGCCGGGCATTTCCCGTACTCGCCGAACGGACCATCATCGACTTTGCGTCCCTCGGTAGCGATGCAGGATTCATCGGTGCTGCCGGCGTCGCCAGACAGGAACATGCGCGGAACTCCCAAGGGTAG
- the hemW gene encoding radical SAM family heme chaperone HemW → MTSIPLPMREPRATYIHVPFCRHHCGYCNFTVVAGRDDLVDQYVVALDRELAGLGGPRTVETLFIGGGTPTHLPPASLERLLTTVRRWFVLTNGGEFSVEANPIDVSPEVVRILADHGVTRISIGAQSFAPDTLQKLERDHGPVEIVNAVTVARAIGLDVSLDLIFAAPDETKVRWQADLDQALQLAPDHISTYGLTYERGTTFWGRLTRGDLARADEGVEREMYLTAIDTLVAAGFEHYEVSNFARPGHRCRHNEVYWAGQSYFAAGPGAARYVAGRRETNHRSTTTWLRRVMAGESPVAEQETLDAVDRAREMLVLGLRRLAGVDRAEFRSRAGFAVDELGGEALQGFVDRGLLEDTGHAVRLSRAGLLVSDALWPKLLRK, encoded by the coding sequence ATGACTTCGATCCCTCTGCCGATGCGCGAGCCGCGAGCCACCTATATTCATGTGCCGTTTTGCCGCCATCATTGCGGGTATTGCAATTTCACGGTCGTGGCCGGCCGGGACGACCTTGTCGATCAATATGTTGTGGCGCTCGATCGCGAACTGGCAGGGCTGGGTGGGCCGCGCACCGTCGAGACTCTGTTTATTGGCGGCGGAACGCCCACACATCTGCCGCCGGCCAGCCTTGAACGATTGCTGACGACCGTCCGTCGTTGGTTTGTCCTGACGAACGGCGGCGAATTTAGTGTCGAGGCAAATCCAATTGATGTCTCTCCGGAGGTGGTGCGCATCCTGGCCGATCACGGCGTCACGCGCATCAGTATCGGCGCTCAATCATTCGCGCCGGACACATTGCAAAAACTCGAACGCGATCACGGGCCGGTCGAAATTGTCAATGCGGTTACGGTCGCGCGTGCGATCGGCTTGGATGTATCGCTTGATCTGATTTTTGCCGCGCCCGATGAAACGAAGGTGCGTTGGCAGGCAGATTTGGATCAGGCGTTGCAACTGGCGCCCGATCACATCTCGACGTATGGGCTGACGTACGAGCGCGGCACGACGTTCTGGGGCCGGCTCACGCGCGGCGATCTGGCTCGAGCTGATGAAGGCGTCGAGCGCGAGATGTATTTGACCGCAATCGACACGCTCGTCGCGGCGGGCTTCGAGCATTACGAGGTGTCGAATTTTGCCCGGCCCGGGCATCGCTGCCGGCATAATGAAGTGTATTGGGCTGGCCAGAGCTACTTCGCGGCCGGGCCTGGCGCGGCGCGGTACGTCGCCGGGCGACGCGAGACGAATCATCGCAGTACGACAACCTGGCTGCGACGGGTAATGGCCGGAGAATCCCCCGTCGCCGAGCAGGAAACTCTCGACGCGGTAGATCGTGCCCGCGAAATGCTCGTCTTGGGCCTACGGCGGTTGGCCGGCGTCGATCGCGCAGAATTCCGCAGCCGCGCTGGATTTGCCGTCGACGAGCTGGGGGGCGAAGCCTTGCAGGGCTTCGTCGACCGCGGCCTGCTTGAGGACACTGGTCATGCGGTGCGGCTGTCTCGCGCGGGGCTTTTGGTCAGCGACGCTTTATGGCCGAAGCTATTACGCAAATAA
- the lepA gene encoding translation elongation factor 4, with amino-acid sequence MSKLDCKHIRNFSIIAHIDHGKSTLADRLLEVTGTVAKRELREQTLDDMDLERERGITIKARAVAMRFVHKGDKYELNLIDTPGHVDFQYEVSRSLACCEGALLLVDACQGVEAQTVANALAAMAGNLTIVPVLNKIDLNNARPEEVMQEMETVLGIDIADVLPASGKTGKGVEDVLAAIVERVPAPAGDPQAPLQAMVFDSHYDEFRGAITYVRLMNGVVRKGQKIRFIKTGYVHEVLELGQFVPQRRSCEQLQAGQVGYLICNIKALNQVHIGDTVTTAGEPAAVALPGYQEPKRMVFCGLYPSDGQDFEELRDALTKLSINDPSFEFEPETSDALGFGFRCGFLGLLHMEIVQQRLEGEANLDLVQTAPNVTYEILTKDGELLRIYNPQKVPDTGSIEEFRQPIVRVSFVLPSEVIGPVMQLCNDRRGIYVRTEYLSPTRAMLVYDLPLADVIYDLHDKLKSCTRGYGTMDYELLGYFPADLVRMDILVGGNRIDALSIICDRKDADRRGRAIVKKLRSEIDRHMFEVAIQAAIGSRIIARETISAMRKNVTAKCYGGDITRKRKLWAKQREGKKRMKSVGSVDIPQKAFLAVLDTGGE; translated from the coding sequence TTGTCGAAACTCGATTGTAAACACATTCGGAATTTCTCGATCATTGCCCACATCGATCACGGCAAGAGCACTCTTGCCGATCGGTTGCTGGAGGTGACTGGCACAGTCGCCAAGCGCGAGCTGCGCGAGCAAACGCTCGACGACATGGACCTAGAGCGCGAGCGCGGCATCACAATCAAAGCGCGCGCCGTGGCGATGCGTTTCGTACACAAGGGAGACAAATACGAGCTGAACCTGATCGACACGCCCGGGCACGTGGATTTTCAATACGAAGTCTCCCGCAGTTTGGCCTGCTGTGAAGGGGCGCTATTGCTGGTGGACGCCTGTCAGGGAGTTGAAGCACAGACTGTGGCCAATGCCCTGGCGGCCATGGCGGGTAATCTGACCATCGTTCCCGTGCTGAACAAGATTGACCTCAACAATGCTCGGCCCGAAGAGGTCATGCAGGAGATGGAGACGGTGCTGGGCATCGACATCGCCGACGTTCTGCCGGCTAGCGGCAAAACAGGGAAGGGAGTCGAAGACGTACTGGCGGCCATCGTCGAACGGGTGCCGGCCCCGGCGGGCGACCCGCAAGCGCCCCTACAGGCGATGGTATTCGACTCGCACTACGACGAATTCCGCGGCGCCATTACGTATGTCAGGTTAATGAACGGCGTCGTGCGCAAGGGACAGAAAATCCGCTTCATCAAAACCGGCTATGTTCACGAGGTGCTGGAGCTCGGCCAGTTTGTCCCGCAGCGCCGATCCTGCGAGCAATTGCAAGCCGGCCAGGTGGGCTACCTGATCTGCAACATCAAGGCGTTGAACCAGGTGCACATCGGTGACACGGTGACCACCGCCGGCGAGCCAGCCGCGGTCGCGCTTCCCGGCTATCAAGAGCCGAAGCGCATGGTGTTCTGCGGCCTTTATCCCTCCGATGGTCAAGACTTCGAGGAGCTCCGCGACGCGCTGACTAAGCTCAGCATCAACGACCCCAGCTTCGAGTTCGAGCCCGAAACGAGCGATGCCCTGGGCTTTGGCTTTCGCTGCGGCTTCCTGGGCCTGTTGCACATGGAGATCGTCCAGCAACGGCTCGAAGGGGAGGCGAATCTCGATCTTGTGCAAACAGCGCCTAACGTCACCTATGAGATCCTTACTAAGGACGGCGAGTTGCTGCGGATTTACAACCCGCAAAAGGTTCCAGACACGGGCTCGATCGAGGAATTTCGCCAACCCATCGTGCGCGTGAGCTTCGTGCTGCCCAGCGAAGTCATCGGACCCGTCATGCAATTGTGCAACGATCGCCGCGGGATTTACGTGCGCACGGAGTACCTGTCGCCGACGCGCGCGATGTTAGTCTATGATTTGCCGCTGGCTGACGTGATCTACGACCTGCACGACAAGCTCAAGAGCTGCACGCGCGGCTACGGCACGATGGACTACGAACTGTTGGGATACTTTCCGGCCGATCTGGTGCGGATGGACATCCTGGTGGGCGGAAACCGCATTGATGCCCTTTCGATCATTTGCGACCGCAAGGATGCCGACCGCCGCGGTCGGGCGATCGTCAAGAAACTGCGGAGCGAAATCGATCGACACATGTTCGAAGTGGCCATTCAGGCCGCCATTGGCAGCCGGATCATCGCCCGCGAAACGATTTCGGCGATGCGCAAGAACGTCACCGCCAAATGCTACGGCGGCGACATCACACGCAAGCGCAAACTGTGGGCCAAGCAGCGCGAAGGCAAGAAGCGCATGAAGTCCGTGGGCAGCGTCGACATCCCACAAAAGGCCTTTCTGGCGGTCCTCGATACCGGCGGCGAATAG